The following are encoded together in the Oncorhynchus kisutch isolate 150728-3 linkage group LG8, Okis_V2, whole genome shotgun sequence genome:
- the LOC109894967 gene encoding sodium-dependent phosphate transporter 2 isoform X3, with protein MVDLQEYLWMVILGFVIAFILAFSVGANDVANSFGTAVGSGVVTLRQACILASIFETLGSMLLGAKVGETIRKGIIDVNLYNETVPVLMAGEVSAMVGSAIWQLIASFLKLPISGTHCIVGSTIGFSMVAIGTKGVQWMQLVKIVASWFISPLLSGLMSGFLFFLIRHFILSKDDPVPNGLRALPVFYASTIGINAFSILYTGAPLLGLEMLPVWAIALITLAGALVCAAVVWFAVCPWMRRKITSRMKKEHAALSRISDESLDQIPEEEEDTQVFKELPGAKMTDDAVLPLTGGTGGESRRGEATGELNSLANGGTVLPNGRVYGRTHSMTNGTLSMSKSPLSNGSFTFGGEHIRSDGQVYHTVHKDSGLYKDLLHKIHLGRLEDDHSAPTPDNNYRLLRRNNSYTCYTAAICGMPVQPLIRSESREAREDSEKLVGEGERSGSVSYTKKRVRYDSYSSYCNAVAEAEIEAEEGGVEMKLASDLGGEEAGAPGAPVPLDDSAEEDEGDKDKPTVYLLFHFLQILTACFGSFAHGGNDVSNAIGPLVALWMIYDQGGVMQDAATPIWLLFYGGVGICCGLWVWGRRVIQTMGKDLTPITPSRWARW; from the exons ATGGTGGATTTACAGGAGTACCTGTGGATGGTGATCCTGGGCTTCGTCATAGCCTTCATTCTTGCCTTCTCTGTTGGGGCCAACGACGTGGCCAACTCGTTTGGGACGGCGGTGGGGTCGGGGGTGGTGACTCTGAGACAGGCCTGTATCCTGGCGTCCATCTTTGAGACGTTGGGTTCCATGCTGCTTGGAGCCAAGGTGGGGGAGACCATACGGAAAGGCATCATAGACGTCAACCTCTACAACGAGACGGTGCCTGTTCTCATGGCGGGGGAGGTCAGCGCCATGGTCG GGTCAGCGATTTGGCAGCTCATCGCCTCTTTCCTCAAACTACCCATCTCCGGGACGCATTGCATTGTTGGATCGACCATCGGCTTCTCCATGGTGGCCATCGGCACCAAGGGTGTCCAGTGGATGCAGCTGGTCAAGATTG TTGCGTCCTGGTTCATCTCTCCCTTGCTGTCTGGACTGATGTCGGggttcctcttcttcctcatcaGACACTTCATCCTCAGTAAG gatGACCCTGTCCCCAACGGTCTCCGTGCCCTGCCAGTGTTTTACGCCTCAACGATAGGCATCAACGCCTTCTCCATCCTCTACACTGGCGCTCCAT TGCTAGGTCTGGAGATGTTACCGGTGTGGGCTATAGCTCTGATCACGCTGGCGGGGGCTCTGGTCTGTGCTGCCGTGGTCTGGTTCGCTGTCTGCCCCTGGATGAGACGGAAAATAACAA GTCGCATGAAGAAGGAGCACGCTGCCTTGTCACGTATCTCAGACGAGTCCTTAGATCAGAtcccagaggaggaggaggacactcAAGTGTTCAAGGAGCTACCGGGCGCCAAGATGACGGATGACGCTGTGCTGCCGTTAACGGGTGGCACCGGAGGAGAGTCGCGGAGAGGAGAGGCCACCGGAGAGCTCAACAGCCTGGCCAATGGAGGCACTGTCCTGCCCAACGGACGGGTCTACG gGCGGACCCACTCCATGACCAACGGTACCCTGTCCATGTCCAAGTCCCCACTGTCCAACGGCAGCTTCACCTTCGGAGGGGAACACATCCGCAGCGACGGCCAGGTGTACCACACGGTTCACAAGGACTCTGGTCTCTACAAAGACCTGCTCCACAAGATCCACCTGGGACGACTGGAGGACGACCACTCCGCCCCCACGCCAGACAACAACTACCGCCTGCTGCGTCgcaacaacagttacacatgctACACGGCCGCCATCTGTGGCATGCCGGTCCAGCCGCTGATCCGCTCTGAGTCTCGCGAGGCCCGAGAGGACAGTGAGAAgctggtgggggagggggagaggtcgGGAAGCGTGTCCTACACCAAGAAGAGGGTCCGTTACGATAGTTACTCGTCGTACTGTAACGCCGTGGCGGAGGCCGAGATCGAGGCGGAGGAGGGCGGCGTGGAGATGAAGCTGGCGTCTGACCTGGGGGGCGAGGAGGCAGGGGCGCCGGGGGCTCCTGTCCCACTGGACGACTCCGCAGAAGAGGATGAAGGGGATAAGGACAAACCGACCGTCTACCTGCTCTTCCACTTCCTGCAGATCCTCACCGCATGCTTTGGATCCTTCGCTCACGGAGGCAACGACGTCAG tAACGCCATCGGCCCGTTGGTGGCGCTGTGGATGATCTATGACCAAGGCGGGGTGATGCAGGACGCTGCTACCCCCATCTGGTTGCTGTTCTACGGGGGCGTTGGCATCTGCTGCGGCCTCTGGGTGTGGGGGCGCCGGGTGATCCAGACCATGGGGAAGGACCTCACCCCCATCACACCTtccag